The Armatimonadota bacterium genome contains a region encoding:
- a CDS encoding DUF58 domain-containing protein — protein MKNAATLTLTVASAFLAVVALMVNSPALFYMGLALIVTILAAKFQARYAVRDLQISRMAPSTAQIGEPVTVMLGIRSLRKLTRPLLLVQDQVPKRLKRDWLFHPIPVAPSYQQEVVVKYQFVPKRRGQFAWDEVTIVGSDALGLATSTFTYQADAANLKVFPAPLPFDLDLNLSGGFGSDESTAQRSAANSLDTRGVREYVRGDPRKLIHWRSTAKTGELKVKEFDARTNTQATIFIQKSLGTEVMFQNESSLDLLCGHAAFLISKLLPLTNQIVLGGFRESLGKNLSTYLDALSGIAATDTEPLSETIKSSGAGGEIYIFLSVTDTGLPQAIRALSGANCTVFVLPTKQSDSAYQNPGFMDEVQRAGARVRLLPVPEVK, from the coding sequence ATGAAAAACGCTGCCACCCTGACGCTCACCGTCGCCAGCGCATTCCTTGCTGTGGTGGCTCTTATGGTGAATTCCCCAGCCCTGTTTTACATGGGGCTGGCTCTGATCGTGACGATTTTGGCGGCGAAATTTCAGGCCAGATACGCAGTCCGAGATTTGCAAATCAGCCGTATGGCACCCAGCACCGCGCAGATCGGCGAACCCGTCACCGTAATGTTGGGCATCAGAAGCTTGAGGAAGCTTACGCGCCCCCTATTGCTCGTGCAAGATCAAGTGCCGAAGCGATTGAAGCGCGATTGGTTGTTCCATCCGATCCCTGTTGCGCCGAGCTATCAACAGGAAGTCGTGGTCAAGTATCAGTTCGTGCCGAAACGTCGCGGGCAGTTTGCTTGGGACGAAGTGACCATCGTGGGAAGCGACGCTCTCGGCTTGGCGACCAGTACCTTCACATACCAGGCAGATGCCGCGAATCTTAAGGTTTTCCCTGCCCCCTTACCGTTTGATTTGGATTTGAATCTGAGCGGCGGTTTTGGTTCGGATGAATCTACAGCCCAGCGCAGCGCGGCCAACTCATTGGACACCCGTGGAGTTCGAGAATATGTCCGAGGTGATCCTAGAAAGCTGATTCACTGGCGCAGCACGGCGAAAACTGGCGAGCTCAAAGTCAAGGAGTTCGATGCTAGAACCAACACTCAAGCCACGATCTTCATCCAAAAGTCTCTTGGCACGGAGGTGATGTTCCAAAACGAGTCATCGCTCGATTTGCTTTGCGGGCATGCCGCGTTTTTGATCAGCAAGCTTCTGCCATTAACGAATCAAATCGTTCTCGGCGGCTTTCGCGAGTCGTTGGGCAAGAACTTGAGCACGTACCTAGACGCCTTATCTGGGATCGCCGCCACCGATACCGAGCCTCTTTCCGAGACGATCAAATCCTCGGGGGCAGGCGGAGAAATCTACATCTTTCTGAGCGTGACGGACACAGGATTGCCGCAAGCAATTCGGGCGTTATCGGGTGCCAACTGCACCGTTTTCGTTCTCCCGACTAAGCAATCGGATTCGGCCTATCAGAATCCTGGATTCATGGACGAAGTTCAACGCGCAGGCGCTAGGGTGAGGCTACTCCCCGTTCCGGAGGTCAAATGA
- a CDS encoding ROK family protein → MSEACVIGVDLGGTNVRAQAIYANGDVAGDYRKNPSLAQQGTDAIVDAVTNTVREAIQEAKGEVKAIGLAVPGHIDDAEGLVRWAPNFGREVDGVFLSWRDVPLKKMLQDKLDLPVYMGNDANMAAIGEYRYGTGRNSASCLVLITVGTGIGGGVVMAPKSVMGQAAGPLLLIGGNAGGAELGHMIVQHGGLDATAGSYGSLEAYCQRDAIVKRAQYRLQRGRSSKIWDLVEGNLGRITPQIIAEAARQNDEVGVEVFTEVGTYMGVGVGSFINIFAPDIVAIGGQIAKAGDTFMDAIKSAARNVAIPSLFHDCEIVTAELLDDAGIKGAAALAFQNIGA, encoded by the coding sequence GTGTCTGAAGCGTGTGTAATCGGAGTTGACCTCGGCGGAACCAATGTTCGCGCCCAAGCGATCTATGCCAATGGCGATGTGGCAGGGGATTATCGAAAGAACCCATCGCTTGCCCAACAGGGGACTGATGCCATCGTCGATGCCGTGACGAACACGGTTCGAGAGGCGATCCAGGAAGCCAAAGGTGAAGTTAAGGCGATTGGATTGGCGGTTCCTGGGCATATCGATGATGCGGAAGGACTTGTTCGCTGGGCACCAAACTTTGGGCGGGAAGTCGACGGTGTTTTCTTGTCTTGGCGGGATGTTCCGCTCAAGAAGATGCTGCAAGACAAATTGGACTTGCCGGTTTACATGGGCAACGACGCCAACATGGCCGCCATCGGTGAATATCGGTATGGAACTGGGCGCAATAGCGCTTCCTGCTTGGTTTTGATCACTGTCGGTACGGGAATCGGCGGAGGTGTGGTGATGGCACCGAAGTCTGTGATGGGGCAAGCGGCTGGGCCGCTCCTCCTGATAGGCGGAAATGCTGGCGGCGCAGAACTTGGGCATATGATCGTCCAACACGGCGGACTCGATGCAACTGCTGGCTCATATGGCTCACTGGAAGCGTATTGTCAGCGCGACGCAATCGTCAAGCGGGCTCAGTACCGCCTTCAGCGTGGGAGAAGTAGCAAGATTTGGGACCTTGTAGAAGGAAACTTAGGCCGAATTACACCGCAAATCATCGCGGAAGCTGCACGGCAAAACGATGAAGTTGGAGTCGAGGTGTTCACCGAGGTTGGCACCTACATGGGGGTTGGGGTCGGTTCGTTCATCAATATTTTTGCGCCAGATATCGTCGCGATCGGTGGGCAGATTGCCAAGGCAGGCGACACCTTCATGGATGCAATCAAATCTGCGGCGAGAAACGTTGCCATCCCGTCCCTATTTCATGATTGCGAAATCGTCACTGCAGAGTTGCTCGACGATGCCGGAATCAAAGGAGCAGCAGCGCTCGCTTTTCAAAACATTGGAGCATAA
- a CDS encoding MoxR family ATPase, producing MTPAEVSRIAKQMISALDTVIVGKSAQNKQAVLVLFCGSHLLIEDVPGVGKTTLAKALAKVSGGQFSRIQFTPDLLPSDVTGTSIYNQNSREFEFHKGPLFANVVLADEINRASPKTQSALLEAMEERTVTVDGVERSVPLPFMVIATQNNVEMAGTFPLPEAQMDRFFGRISLGYPNREVEREMLAAQREAHPLEELRPAVSSEELLQIQRAIRQITIDPSVQNYVVEVVRATREHSHIYLGASPRAALHLQLAAQASACLEDRTFVTPDDVKACAVLVLAHRILVRGESRTQLGGSESVIHSILKTVPAPVPVR from the coding sequence ATGACGCCCGCTGAAGTTTCCAGAATTGCCAAGCAGATGATTTCTGCCCTCGACACCGTGATCGTGGGGAAATCGGCCCAAAACAAACAGGCGGTACTGGTGCTGTTCTGCGGGAGCCATTTGCTGATCGAAGACGTTCCCGGAGTTGGGAAGACAACACTCGCCAAGGCACTAGCGAAGGTCTCAGGTGGGCAATTCAGCCGTATTCAGTTCACACCAGACCTGCTCCCTTCCGATGTGACCGGTACATCGATCTACAACCAGAATTCGCGGGAGTTTGAATTCCATAAGGGGCCGTTGTTTGCGAACGTGGTTCTTGCGGACGAAATCAACCGAGCTTCACCCAAGACTCAATCCGCGTTGCTAGAAGCGATGGAAGAGCGAACTGTGACGGTAGACGGCGTGGAAAGATCGGTTCCATTGCCGTTCATGGTGATCGCGACCCAAAACAACGTCGAAATGGCTGGAACGTTTCCGTTGCCAGAAGCGCAGATGGACCGATTCTTTGGTCGAATCAGCCTCGGTTACCCGAATCGTGAAGTCGAACGCGAGATGTTGGCCGCCCAGCGAGAAGCTCATCCCCTCGAAGAGTTACGGCCCGCGGTTTCCTCTGAAGAACTGTTACAAATCCAGCGCGCGATCCGGCAGATCACCATTGATCCGTCAGTTCAAAACTACGTGGTTGAGGTGGTGCGAGCAACGCGTGAACACAGCCACATCTATTTGGGTGCTTCGCCCCGAGCCGCGCTACATCTACAACTAGCGGCTCAAGCCAGCGCCTGTCTCGAAGATCGCACCTTTGTGACTCCTGATGACGTTAAGGCCTGCGCGGTCCTCGTGCTTGCACACCGAATTTTGGTGCGCGGAGAATCGCGAACTCAGTTGGGCGGCAGCGAATCTGTCATTCACTCGATTCTGAAAACAGTTCCTGCACCAGTTCCGGTCCGCTAA